A genomic window from Pseudomonas marvdashtae includes:
- a CDS encoding glucan biosynthesis protein D produces MHRRNLLKASMAFAAYTGLSASGLMAARAWAADQAADGEARPFDFNGLKDQARKLAASRYVDTKQVLPPTLAQMSPLQFNAIRYDANHSLWNALDGQLDVQFFHVGMGFKQPVRMYSVDPKTRMAREVHFRPELFNYEKTTVNTSQLTGDLGFAGFRAFKAPELDRHDIVSFLGASYFRAVDESGQYGLSARGLAIDTYAKKREEFPDFTKFWFETPDKNSTRFVVYALLDSPSATGAYRFDIDCQPTRVVMEIDAHVNARTAIEQLGIAPMTSMFSCGTVERRMCDTIHPQIHDSDRLAMWRGNGEWVCRPLNNPATLQFNAFADNNPKGFGLVQTDHDFDSYQDTVDWYSKRPSLWVEPTTAWGEGSIDLLEIPTTGETLDNIVAFWTPKKPVAAGDSLNYGYKLYWSALPPVSTELARVDATRSGMGGFIEGWAPGEHYPTVWARRFAVDFTGGGIDQLPPGTGIEPVVTCSHGEVKDFNVLVLDAIKGYRITFDWYPTDDRVDPVEMRLFIRTKDRTLSETWLYQYFPPAPDKRKYP; encoded by the coding sequence ATGCACCGCAGGAATCTGCTAAAGGCCTCTATGGCCTTCGCCGCCTACACCGGGCTTTCAGCCTCTGGACTCATGGCTGCACGAGCCTGGGCGGCCGATCAGGCGGCCGACGGCGAAGCCCGGCCCTTCGATTTCAACGGGCTGAAAGACCAGGCCCGGAAATTGGCCGCTAGCCGCTACGTCGACACCAAGCAAGTCTTGCCGCCGACCTTGGCCCAGATGTCGCCCCTGCAATTCAATGCCATCCGGTACGACGCCAACCATTCGTTGTGGAATGCGCTGGACGGTCAACTGGACGTGCAGTTCTTCCATGTCGGCATGGGCTTCAAGCAACCGGTGCGCATGTACAGCGTCGATCCGAAGACCCGCATGGCCCGCGAGGTGCATTTCCGCCCGGAGCTGTTCAATTACGAAAAGACCACGGTCAACACCTCGCAACTGACCGGTGACCTGGGCTTCGCCGGGTTCCGGGCATTCAAGGCTCCAGAGCTGGATCGGCACGATATCGTTTCATTCCTGGGCGCCAGCTATTTCCGCGCCGTGGATGAGAGCGGACAGTACGGGTTGTCAGCCCGCGGCCTGGCCATCGACACCTACGCAAAGAAACGCGAGGAATTCCCGGACTTCACCAAATTCTGGTTCGAAACCCCGGACAAGAACAGCACGCGTTTTGTGGTCTACGCCCTGCTCGACTCGCCCAGCGCCACGGGTGCCTATCGGTTTGATATCGATTGCCAGCCGACCCGGGTCGTCATGGAAATCGACGCCCATGTCAACGCCCGCACCGCCATCGAGCAACTGGGCATCGCGCCGATGACCAGCATGTTCAGCTGCGGCACGGTCGAGCGACGCATGTGCGACACCATCCACCCGCAGATCCACGATTCCGACCGGTTGGCCATGTGGCGCGGCAACGGCGAATGGGTCTGCCGTCCGCTGAACAACCCCGCCACCCTGCAATTCAACGCCTTCGCCGACAATAACCCGAAAGGCTTTGGCCTGGTGCAGACCGATCATGACTTCGACAGCTACCAGGACACCGTGGACTGGTACAGCAAACGCCCAAGCCTGTGGGTCGAGCCCACCACGGCCTGGGGTGAAGGTTCTATCGATCTGCTGGAAATTCCCACCACCGGCGAAACCCTCGACAACATCGTTGCCTTCTGGACGCCGAAGAAACCAGTCGCTGCCGGCGATTCGCTGAACTATGGCTACAAGCTCTATTGGAGCGCGCTGCCACCGGTGAGCACTGAGCTGGCGCGTGTGGACGCTACACGTTCTGGCATGGGCGGCTTCATCGAAGGTTGGGCGCCCGGCGAGCATTATCCAACCGTCTGGGCACGACGTTTCGCCGTGGACTTCACCGGCGGCGGCATCGATCAATTGCCTCCGGGCACTGGCATCGAACCGGTGGTGACCTGCTCCCATGGCGAAGTGAAGGACTTCAACGTGTTGGTGCTGGATGCGATCAAGGGCTACCGCATCACCTTCGACTGGTACCCGACCGACGACCGCGTGGATCCTGTAGAAATGCGCCTGTTTATCCGCACCAAAGACCGGACCCTGAGCGAAACCTGGTTGTACCAGTATTTCCCGCCAGCCCCGGATAAACGTAAATACCCTTAA